The Vicinamibacteria bacterium genome window below encodes:
- the leuB gene encoding 3-isopropylmalate dehydrogenase: MKISITVLPGDGIGPEVIAEATKVLDVVASRYGHQVDAQAFPFGSRGLEEAGDGFPEEARKACVSRPAILLGAVGHPKHDHLPPSRRPEAALLKLRRLIESFANLRPVVSTFVSPRSPFRPEVLRGVDLLIVRELTGGLYFGEPRGVSGEGPERRAINTMAYTAKEIERVARVAFESARGRRRRVISVDKANVLETSKLWREVVSETAGDFPDVEVDHMLVDRAAMELVARPATFDVLLTSNLFGDILSDEASMLAGSLGLLPSASIGGKVGLYEPVHGSAPDIAGRGLANPIGAIASLAMMLRYSFSLEAEARLVEKGITAAFAAGRVTPDLAGDDACSTGDVGDFVADYVSREA, translated from the coding sequence ATGAAAATCTCGATAACCGTTTTGCCGGGAGATGGCATCGGCCCCGAGGTCATCGCCGAGGCGACGAAAGTTCTCGACGTCGTCGCTTCGCGATACGGGCACCAGGTCGACGCGCAAGCGTTTCCCTTCGGCTCGCGAGGTCTCGAGGAGGCCGGCGACGGATTTCCCGAGGAAGCTCGCAAAGCCTGTGTGTCGAGACCGGCGATTCTTCTCGGGGCCGTGGGACACCCGAAGCATGATCACCTGCCACCCAGCCGACGCCCCGAGGCCGCGCTCTTGAAGCTGAGGCGGCTCATCGAGAGCTTCGCGAACCTGAGGCCCGTGGTGTCGACATTCGTATCGCCCCGCTCTCCGTTCCGTCCCGAGGTGCTCCGAGGAGTGGATCTGCTCATCGTTCGAGAGCTCACCGGGGGCCTCTACTTCGGCGAGCCGCGCGGGGTGAGCGGCGAGGGGCCCGAGCGCCGAGCGATCAACACGATGGCTTATACCGCGAAGGAGATCGAGCGAGTGGCGCGGGTTGCCTTCGAATCGGCCCGGGGCCGCCGCCGGCGTGTCATCTCCGTCGACAAGGCCAACGTCCTCGAGACATCGAAGCTCTGGCGCGAAGTGGTGAGCGAAACGGCCGGGGATTTTCCCGACGTCGAGGTCGACCACATGCTGGTGGATCGAGCGGCAATGGAGCTCGTCGCCCGTCCGGCGACGTTCGATGTGCTCCTCACGTCAAATCTATTCGGCGACATCCTGAGCGACGAGGCCTCCATGCTCGCGGGCTCGCTCGGCCTCCTTCCGTCGGCCAGTATCGGTGGGAAGGTGGGTTTGTACGAGCCGGTCCACGGCTCGGCCCCGGATATCGCTGGCCGGGGTCTTGCCAACCCGATTGGCGCCATCGCATCCTTGGCGATGATGCTCCGCTACAGCTTCTCGCTGGAGGCGGAAGCCCGGCTCGTCGAGAAGGGCATCACTGCCGCTTTCGCTGCGGGCCGAGTCACACCGGATCTCGCGGGCGACGACGCCTGCTCGACGGGCGACGTCGGTGATTTCGTAGCCGACTACGTCTCCCGCGAAGCGTAG